The nucleotide window tctcaaaaaaaaaaaaaaaaaaaaaaaagagcaatgggAAGGTCCTCAGAGTAGTCAGACATGCTTTGGAGTAAGAGTGGAGTAAGGCAGTCACTGCCAGCCTGAAGAGAGACTGGAACAGAGATGTTCTCACTATCCCTGGAATAGTACTCTCTAGTGAGAATGCAGTGGTTTCTAGAAGACGCTTACAAGAACATATAGCCTAACATACTTTATTCTTCTCTCAGAAAATGCATCCTGCACATAGCTTCCCCACCCTCCACGCCTCCCAGGcctcttcccaccttccctcttccttagATCCACTCAATACCCAGtggaaaagaacaggcctcccagagacatcaaccaaacatggcacaATAAGATACAATATGACCAGGCACAAACCCTCACTGGGTCCAAGAGCAAGAAAATGAGGGTGCTGATGCTAGTAGATAACAGAGCTGCAAGCAgacccctcctcccctctgtcaCTTGAGTGTTCTTCCCACTGAGTGCAGGGCAACTGGTGTTGCATGGTGAGAGCGGTAGGTTGATGCTTAATTCTAGAAGCAAGGAAAGAAGTGTAGCTTTTTACACTTCTAGAACCTTTTTGGCATCCTCCCTCCCATGTAGAGATGAAACACTAAGTTAAAGGGAACCCCATGCTTAAGTGCACACCTTCTGTCTTTTTCACCTGGCCTCGGGAAACACTTTTGCAGCAGAGGCATCCCAGTCAGTATTAGGGAAGCCTTGTGGCATTCTGTTTAAATCCACGTCTAGATGTTTTCTAGGAGCCAATGCTGAAAGCAAATGACCTCTTCTTGACACTTGGACTGTGTGATGACTTTTCCAGGAGCAGTCATAAAACAGCATTTTTGTCAGTGCCGGGGATGGAAGCCATGTCCCACATGGGTGGGCAAATAGTCTACCACTCAGTTGCATCCTCATCCAAAGAGTACTTCttagaagtaaaagaaaattacCAAAGTTGGTTGTGATCATAATTAACCAAGTCGCCAAACCTGTCGGCACAGCCATTACTCCcggcactcaggaagtagaggcaggagatctCAGTGACTGAGGCCAGTctagcctacatagtgagttctaggccaaccaaggctacacagtaagaatctggctcataataataataattgtaaatCAAACAGttcatttttttacaattttacaCCGAGATTTAGGAAATCATTCAAATCACTTTCAGTTTTTCTACAGTAGAAAATAAACCTATCTTCAATTTAATAATTTGTAttcttttattggttttctatttactgtgttttcaaaaaaatgaaaattttgctTTATCTTTTTATGTCACACcagtagaaatcaatgaaatataattttcgcCATTGTGTTAGGACACATGTACCACTAATGAACATTTCAAGGCATATGAAACCTTAAAAGACGAAGAATCTCTCATGTTCCTGGAAGGAAATTAGACTGTTTTGTATTTGAGAACTTCTTGATCTCTAGACAGACACTTACTACTTATTAAGCTGTTGCTTCTGTAGAGTGGATCTGGAgggaaatgtattttcttttgcgGGTTGGTGTCTTAGCTAGGGCTTCTAGCGAGGTGATGAAGcgccatggccaaaagcaacctggCGAGGAGAGGTTGTttagcttacatttccacatcaaGGTCCGTCATGAAAGAAGGCAGGGCagggactcaaggcaggaacctggaggcagaaaccgAAGTAGAGTCAGTGGAGGAgggctgcttactagcttgctttcCATGCTTCACTCCACTTGTATATTTATACGCCCAGGACCACATGCCCAGGGGTGGCCTGGTGCACAGTGGTCTGGGACCCCACAGCAATCATAATGAAGAACAAGCCCCATAACAAGCCCCTGGGTTagtcttcagttgaggttcccgATTCCCActtgactctagtttgtgtcgaCAAAAAGAAACCAGTATggtatttatttcttcttgatCTCTTAAACCCATATCAGATGCTAATTTTATGTCTTCTTCCCCCACTACTAAGAGGCCTGTGAGAacatatttacatgtagaaaCATCACAAGTCCTTGCCTACTGATTGGACAAATAAGAATATAGTTTTAGCATTCTAACAATCAAACATAGTAATTAAGCaggtgtttctctctttctcttagcCCCCACCCCGtctgcttctgtctgtctgtctgtctagctccttctctctgtgtgtatgtttgtttcgAGGTGGAATCCAGGGCCCAAGTTATGTATGCCCagcaagtgttctgccactgTGCCaattcccaccccacccccaaaccgAAAGGTTCATGCTTTGGTTACTAGCTAGCTTTCATCAGCCTCAGTGTGAGCATCTGTGAAAGAAGGGAGACTCGCTGTTCCTGAGAAGCTGTTGCTTGGGCACAGCTGACTAAAGCAGGTGGCAGCTGACAATAATAGGAGTGATTCTGCCCAGACACCCAGCCTGGTCCTGTTgactagtttttttgtttgtttgtttgtttgttttgttttgttttgttttttgaggatcTCAGTGAGATCTCACTGGTAGAAGGCAAGGAAGAGAAGGCCCAGGCCAGAGAGGCCTGTTTTAGGACACATGTGCCATGGTATTGCTGTTTACAAAGAGGGTCAGTGAAAGCCTTTCCCACACTTTCCTCGAAACAATTCACATTTGAAATCTAGAGGAGCAACCAGAACCAAAGCAAAGACAGCATATCAGAAGACACAAGCTGGGCTGGGGCGTTAGCCCAGTTAAGTGCTTGCCTCATAAGTATAAGAGTCTGAGGTTGATCCCTAGACCCTAAAGCATGTGTAGTGCCATAACACAGGAGAGATGAGACAAGACAGTCCTGggcctcactggccagccagtctagcctaatgGATGAACTCAAGGcaaagagagatcctgtctcaaaggaagtaAATACTGTTATTAGGATGACACCCGAGGTGGTCCCCTGACTtccatgcagacacacatgtgcacatgtactcAACACCCAAcacaaattatagaaaaaaagaaaaagaaaaaagacatgggCTGATTTTCAGAAGAGTAAATTTCATTTTCTCCTCGTGATATTGATAGAATTCATAGTGAAAGCAATATGGGCTCTCCTGAACATTAGGCCagggtttttgtgttttctgtgtctatgtgtctgtcttgtctctgcacatgtgtgagtgtgagtagGTGCCATGTGTGTTGGTTAGGGAAGTGCCTGCAAAGGccaaagaggatgtcagatcctttGAAGTTGTAATTTCAGGTGGTTATGAGTGGTGCatggggctgggaactgaacttggataGTCTGGAGTAGCAGCAAGGGGCATTTGTTTTTGCCATGGGGTCTTACACTGTCAATCAGGCTGGCTCAGAACTTACTGTGTTATCCAGACTGGTCACAAATTTATGACACTCCTGCTATAGCGTCCTTAATGCTGGCGTTACACACCTGAGCCCCCCCATTATACCTCCAAAATTAATTCTTGATTTGATAGTATCTATAATAGTGCAGCAAGCGCTCTTGGTCAAtaagccatctctcaggcccttgttttgttttttaactaatAAAATTACAAGATATAATACACCTAGCTTTTGGTGACAAGAcctcattgtgtagcccaggctaaccctaTGGTTCTCCTCCTTCGGTTGCCCAGGTACTGGGTTACAGGCATGTCCCTCCATGCCCAGCTTCACTTGCTTCTCTTCTGAAAACCTGGTATAGCCATTCTACCACCCTCCTCCAAGGGATCCGTGGGCCTGCCTTCTTTGATGCCAGTTGAGAAAGGCTACtcaaggaatatttttaaattgtttttgtttcttaagcTTAGGCACCCTGTAAGGTATGGGATGATTAAACAGTGGGGGGTTGTTTTGAGGACAGAGTGAAGGATCACTTCTGTGTCTCCTCCGTGGAGGACTGCTTGAGGGTCTTAGATTAGGTCTGGCTTGCTGTGTGCACCATGTTGGAAAGACCAGTTGGTAAGCTAATGTTTCTGCTGGTGCCTTTCCCACATTCTCCTCACCTCACCTAGGCAGTAAAACAGCTCCATTTGTGTCTTTGTTGATTCCAGATCAAATTGATGAAAACCTCAAGTTGGCTTTGCAGCAGGACCTGACCTCCATGGCACCTGGGCTTGTTATTCAAGTAAGCATTGCCTCATGGGAAGTCCTTATATTTGATACTGCGTGCTCTCTCACAAGGGATACTCTTTTAGCACAAGGGCACCAAGAGCCAGTTGGAGCTTATGTCCCTGACCATTTTCATTTTCCCATCAGTTGTTCTTTGTGCCCTTCTCCAGGCTGTACGAGTGACAAAGCCCAATATACCTGAGGCAATCCGCAGGAACTATGAGTTGATGTGAGTAAGCTGACCACCATGAACTCCCCTCAACCCACCCCAGAGCTACAAGCTCtgattttcctccttccctcagcaTTTGCTAGTGTATTGTACTATAAGGTCGGACAGGCACGCCAGCACTCAGGGCACAGAGAAGCCCTGGAGAGCGGTGGTGCTTTTAAAGCTGAGAGAGTCCTAGCAGTGGAGATAATGGGGGCAGACGAGCAAGCTTAGGGGCGGGTCTATTTTattagtttctgttttattttgctcTGAGAGAGGGTCTTCTTAAGTGTCCAGGCTAGCCCAAGCTCCTGTGCTTAAGCtgtccttctgcttcagcttccttaGTAGCTAGGATTATAAGCATACACCTAGGCACTGTGTTTTATTTCTCACAAAAGAAAGCTGTGtacttgtatgcaacagattagtAAAGGCTGAGCCACTGAAGAGCTTTGCATGGGAGAGAAAAGACGTCTGAGTGTGCTGCTCAGACAGAGCTGGGTTTCTGTGGGGAGCACTGAGGTTCCCCAGCCTCAAACACAGCCTCACAGCTGTGTGTTTTCCCTTCCAGGGAGAGCGAGAAGACAAAGCTGCTCATTGCAGCCCAGAAACAGAAGGTGgtggaaaaggaggcagagacagagaggaagaaggcCCTCATTGGTGTGCACCTGGTTCTCTAATCCTTTTTCAGGGAAGAAGggttggggatggagagatggtgtaTAAAAAGGCAGGGCATGGTAAAGTCCTCCAAAATGTTTCTGGTGTGGGGGGTGGCATTCATATCCTCAGGAGCCAAGTGGAAATTGTCAGATCATAGACAACAGATCGTAGTGAGTCTTGAGTTTTTTGTATCTCTGAAATTGaaggaacactttttttttttaaataataatgtcTTCCCACAGAGTTtagcttttttttccttaaagatttatttattatgtgtacattgTCCTGCCTGCTGtacaccttcatgccagaagagggcaccagatctcattttagatggttgtgagccaccaagtggttgctggaaattgaactcaggacctttggaagagcaatcagtgctcttaacctctgagctatctctccagctccaggaacaCTTTTCTTAATAAGAATGACCACCATTTACTGAGAACTTCATATGTGAAGTAATTCAATTGTCATATCACCACCAACGGAAAGTACTGTCATTTGCTTGGacgtttttgttggtttggtttcttaACTATTAGTTTTTATgactctgggggtgggggggtgcctCTAAGGAGACGCTCATATGCCATGGCACAGTTGTGGAGGTCACAACAACCTGCAAGATGGTCGCTCTTCACACCGTGTCCTGACATAGCCTGACTTGGCTGGCAAGCCACGTATCCACTCAGCCATCTTGAGATGCTTGCGCTCTTTCACTCATCTCAGAGACTTGTAAACGTGTCCAATAAGAGGAACCCCTAGTTCTCCGGTCAACTCGAGCTGTTTCTTGAAGTGTCAGGTAGAACTTATTCTTTAAGAGGTTGACTTGGGAGAGAAGTTAGTTTGTGCCCCTGACTTCCCAGGCACAtccatccccatccccacccaATCAGCTCCTTCAGCTACTATTTCTTGCTGATGTTGTCCTCCTGTGCTCACTGGGACATTCGTCTCTGCTCAGGTGTGCCCCCTGGAGCTGCCCTCTGTGGACTTGGCTCTATCTGAGCAAACCCATTCAGGTATTAGGGCACTGAGATCAGGGGAAAGGTGCAGGCAACAGGCTTTCTGCTTTTACGTTTATCATCTGTGTGTGATTGTATGGGCACATGCATGCGAGGTGCgtatgtggaggccagcagacaacctgtggaagtcagttctctcctttcatcatgtgGGCCCTAACACTGAACTTGCACCATCAGGTTTACCCACCATCTCACCACCCTAGCCAAGCTGTTGACTAAAATCATGTCAGCACTAAAATCCTTTCTCAACTTCATTTACTCAGAGGCAGAAAAAGTGGCTCAGGTTGCAGAAATCACCTATGGGCAGAAGGTAATGGAGAAGGAGACGGAgaagaagatttcagaaattGAAGGTGAGTAGGTGGATGTCATGCCTGACAGAGCATGGGTAACCGAGTTGCGCCCTGTGCTCGTTTTTCTCTGTTCAGGGTGTTATGGTGTCTGACATACTTGCTCTCCTCTGCTTAGCTTGGATTTAGAGCTTTAAGCCAGCATTGCACAGGAAGCAGGTCTTTGCGCAGCAAGGGTTGGTTGTGTTGATTATGCACTGAGTATTTTGTTAGGAATAAAAGAGAAAtcagggctgatgagatggctcagtgggtaaaagtgcttgctgccaaacctgagggCCTGATTTTGCATACCCACAACCCTCAGGGTGGAAAGAGAGCACCAACTCCtaaaagttgtcatctgacctctgtACCAAGGCAtgcttgcacatgcacacacacaaataaataaatatttgtaaataattaACTAAATAGGACAGGGAGCAAGGGTGTCAGTCCAGGCATGGTAATAAATTCTTATGTCTCAGCACTTGAGGTAAAGGCAGAAGGGGgtgagtcagaggacagcctgggatacagagcaagaccctgtctcaaaaaaagagaaaagaaaaaagagggagagaaggaaagagacatAACAGGCCCTGTTGACCTGGAGCTCAGTCTAGCAGGTATCTCTGACACTGGACCCAAACCATGTCTCTCCCTGCCTTCACTACCTCTTCTTCAAAAGCCCTCTAGAGCCAGGCATGTTGATGCACAGCTGTCATCCATAGCAAGATCCTGCAGGGGAAGAGGGAGTCAGTGGgtgcattgttttttttctcagtgtttgCTCTCCAGGTCCACATAGACACTAAGGTAACCTTGATGAAGGCCCTTGAGCACCAGCAGCTCTGGAGCTGGGGGACATGTTGTTCACTGGTTTCTGACCACTGCTCACCTTCAGTTCCCCCTCCTGAACCCTCACTTCCCCCCTACCCTCACTTTGCTTCACGTAGTTCCTTCTGTCAAGTGACTTCCAGGACTGAGGTGGATCCTCATGGAAGCTTAGGCCACAGTGTTGTGTGTAATTTGCACTCACTGTGGAGCGGGCAGGCTTTGCAGGGCCCACCGACAAGCTGATTAGGATGTCACAGATCCGTGGGCTATCAACAGGGAGCTCTCGGTAAAGCAGTGCTTTCATTTCCTGTAAGTACTTGCCTAAGAAGAAGTGCATCAGCTAGGAGAGTTTGTTCCCAAAGCCCACATTGTGCAGGTCCCAACAACCTCTAAATCCCACTCCCGAGGGCTTTGACGCTTCTgggttccatgggcacctgcATTTAATTGTGCACAATCACACAGAACGGGTGCTGGTACTGCACgtttgtcatcccagcacttgggaggcagaggcaggcagagtgctGTGAGTTTgcgaccagcctgggctacacagagaaattctcaCTGCTGGGGTGCAATAAGACACCCCAAAGTGCAGTGCAGGATCTTTTTCAGCAGTCAGCACTAAAGATATTAAGGACTTGAGGTTGCGTGGTGTGGTGATACCTGTAATCCCACTACTTAAGAGGCGGAACACGAAGATTCAGAGTTCTAAGCCAGTCTGGATCACAGAAAAACTGACTGGAAAACACCAGCAACATGCCGTTCTGACAGCCTTGGTTCGATCAtggcagagggagagaagtgATTTTcccaagttatcctctgacctccatacatgtgccATGGAGGTCATGCCCAGCCCCTCCCAATAAATACACAAATGTAATAACGAAAGAGGTTTTAATGGGAGGTGGGAATGGCAACAACAAACAGAATCCCCAAAGAGTGGCCTTTGTCCCTGAGTATTGTATTACAAATGTGACTGGAATGTGGCATGAGGCTCAGTGTTGAGCTGTGCATCATCGTTGAGCAGGGAGGTTTACCAAGTGATGAGACGAAGCAGGTCTGAATCCAAACAGTGTTCCCCTGGACCAGCATACATAAATCTAGAAGTATCCAGCTTAGTCACAGTTGGAAACTTTGGGGAAATGAAGTCTGGTAGCAGacacttttatccactgagccgcTTTACATTTGTGCTCTTCAGTCTTGGGGTAGACATATGACAGGCATGGcaatgcatgtctgtaatcccagcactgagaagactGAGTTAGGAGGATGCCATAGTAGAGGTTTTCCTTTTTGTATTAAACTGAAACTCGTGCTACACTGTCTTAAAGATATTAGGTTACTTTCTTTTAGAGAAATGATTTCTCTGTACTATCAGGAAGGCCACATAGTACAATGCCAGTCTCTCCTGTGTAAGGAGAGACCACGTcaaaaagcacacacaaaagCCACCTCTCCAAGATCATAGAGACTAGAAAAtgtctttgttggtttttttgttttctgcagtaccaggaatggaacctggggctttgatttgttttttgtttttgtttttcgaaacaGTCTCtttgtatgtagccctggctgtcctggaatcactctgtagaccaggctgactttgaactcacagagagttcctcttgcctctggctcctgagtgctgggaataaaggctgAGCCTGAGGTTCTGTGTATACTgggcaagtgctgtaccactgaaTTTTAATTGCCAGCCCCTAGAGCACAGGCTTCTGTATCTTCCCATGGTTTTTGTACTTGAGCCAGTTCCCATATCTTCACCCCTTAGATGCTGCATTTCTGGCCCGGGAGAGGGCGAAGGCTGACGCTGAGTGCTACACTGCTCTGAAGATAGCAGAAGCAAATAAGGTAAAGGCCTGACCACATACTGAGGATGTGTTTGCCATTGCTGCTCCCGCCAGAACTCTGCACTATGTGAGACAGCTACTTCCCTTAGGTGGGAAGCCATAGCAGAAGTTTCATTTTTATGGTAAACATGGAAACTCTGTCATAAGATTACTTTCAGAAAAAATGGTTTTTGGGTAACAGAAAGGCTATGAAAATAGAAGAAGCATATATGCTTGACAGAGACTCTCCAGATGAAAGTTGAAAGGGTACCACCAAATTTTGTCTGTCATCTCTTCTAAGTTTTCTTCACTTTCATATCATAGCTCAAGCTGACTCCAGAATATCTGCAGCTgatgaagttcaaggccattgcTTCCAACAGCAAGATTTACTTCGGCAAAGACATCCCCAACATGTTTATGGACTCTGCAGGTCTGGGCAAGCAGTTTGAGGGGCTGACTGACAAGCTGAGCTTCGGCTTAGAAGATGAGCCCGTAGAGGCAACCACGAacgaaaattgaaaaaaaaaaaaaatgtatacaacCTCTGATTGTGCCGCTTAGAGagatctttattttttaagatgagaCAGAATGTTCCTCCTTTCCACACTACCTTCTTTGACTCTTCAATTTACTGTggtaaaaaaggaagaaatggacATAAATCTACTCCCTTCTGGGAAGGGAGAGCAGATGGAGAATTgttttttggtttcatttttaattcaGGTAAGTAGGTTATATGATTTCTGATAAGGTGTGTATACCATAtatttgacctctgaccttcaggcACCAATTTGGTCCCTTTGAAGCTGGCTTAACTGCAGATACTATCAATGTGACGTGGGAGACATGTGGCTGCTGCCTCCTCTTGGTTTGATTCCCTTCATGGGAAAAGTTATTCCATAGTTTTCTCCCTTGCCTCTAACGCAGGCAATGTCAGCATGTGGGGTTCATAACAGAAGGGGCACCTGCTATGGAACACCAGCTGCAGAGAGTGTTGGCCTGCTGGGCTTTTTTGACAGTGTGAGTGGGTTATTCTAGAGCTAAGCTGTTGTTGAGCCTCCTTAGGAAGAACCTGGTGCTAGGTTTTGCAAGGTTTCTATACACTGTACTTGTGCTCTAGTGTTTTCCGACTACACCTCTCCGCAGCAGGGCTCAGTCACCACCACACACTCCTTTTCAAATTTTTCACCTGATCTGTGATTTGATTTCTTCTTGGATAACCCATTAATTCCACTCAGCATTAAGATGGGAACAAACAAGTGTCGTACTAGCTGATGAAGTAGGCTCCTTATACCCATTAGCACTGTAGTGCTGTTTGGCTAATTATGTGAATACTTTTGAAACCAAATGACTTTATCTTTGTGGAGACTCTTCATTGACGAGCTCTCGTGACTGAGGAGAAGGAGCCAGCCAGCAGACATCCAGGTAGTAGAGCCTATGGCCTTTGTTGGGGGTTTGTCTGACATACTGATAAAAGGAGCTCTTAAATCCAAAGAGGCAGCTACACAAGAGTTCATGCCATGCCCCATGGGCTGCACTAAATCAccgtggtttgtttttctttgctagTTAGAAAGACAGTGGGTCACCCTAGGAGGTTCAGAATGACAAGAACAAATAGAGATCTTAGATCCTGAAACTGGGCTTGGGGTACGGCTCCAACATGGCCTGTGAGTGCTACACAGGATGCCCTTGTGGAGAGCAGCTGTGCAGTTAATTTGAAGACATGGCAATGCCCTGTGTAACTGTGGCCAGCTCCCGCTTAAGATTTGGCCTTGGTGTTAGCTGCTCCCTGCCCTATCCTCATATACACACAAAGCACCTACTGTTATCTTTTAGGTGACTACTATAAATGATATTATCTGGCATTAATTCCCACCTCATTTTTGGTTCTGTAAGTCAGCCCAGCTTGCTCCTAAGTAGCACCAGGCTTGTCAGGTTTTTGGGTAGCATTCAGCCTGcctaaaaaaagacaaaaattgaTTCTGCTTACCTCAAATGTTGCCCTTCTCTCTTCTAACTCCTCACACTGAGATTTCTCAAGCCACTGGTCCTGGTCACACTTTGTGCAAACTATAAAATGTTCCTGGCAAGGATGGATTTTAAAGTACTCAAAAGTTCTTGCAAAAGTGGTtggtttttttccccaagacCAATTCATCTTCCTCCCATTGGCTGCTGTTAATCACTTGCTGAGAGCAGCTTGCTGTACCCTCTTCCATCTGAGCCTCAGAAAACACTACTTCACTGGAGTCGGTGCAGGAGTATAAGGGTATCTCACCAAGTGGCACCCTCCCGGTTTGAAAGTCTCTTTGCTTCTGACATTCTGAAAGCTCATCCCTTGATTACAAAGAGTCACAATAAAGTCCTGCTGCAACTGCTGCTTCCCCACCCCTGTAACGTCACTTCtttaaagaaaacatgtaaatGTTCCTATGTCATAAACATAAATTCAGTAGTTGTTGGTATCTGTCACAGCAGGAAAATCATGGAATTCAGCTGTCCTTTTAGCATGGGATACCTGGCCCATCTGTCTTTGTGACTTTGTTTTTTGTAATACTAGAAAATCTGATCGTAAAGCATTTGAATTCTAAACATAAAATGTGATAAGCCTGCAGTTTTGTAGGCAGTGAAGTCTATGGCTGCTATTTTTAAGTAGAACTTCTATCAAAATAACTGTAAAATTTAGTTTTTGTAGGACTTTTCCCAAGGAACAGCCACCTTGGTGGAATGTTTCTCACTAAACTTTGCAACAGCATTTCGTACCCAGTACAGTTTTTAATCACTTTCAATATATAGTCAGAGTGTTTGTAAGAAAGCCTAaagtttaataatttttatataactaAAAATAGATATGGAAGAATCAGTGTGGTTTCTGAGTTGGGAAGGGACCACTGAATGAGGCTGAGTAATAAAATGCTCTAAAAAGGGGAGATATTTTATAAATGATCTGTGGTCTGTATATGTCCTGTGAAGAAAAGTTAGCCATGGTTACTGACCTGGACTATCGTAAGTTGGAGTTTGATAAACTGTACCTTGACAAACAGCTACTCTGTAAACTTCACCTATTCTGTTGTCTTTAGTGGGATTCTAGCCACTGTTTGTTTCATTATAAAAGCTGTAATGGGCAATCGTGTTTGAACTTCCATTCCTTTTTATCTCTACTTCTGTGTAAACTAGTGATTGAATAGACAAAGTAATTTTTTCAATGAGCCCCAAGGGCATTAATAAGCCTTTATAACTGAGAAATGATTCTTGGTATATTAATCATTCCATAAATGATACTACTAGATTAATTGCCATGGGTTAATAGCTGCAGGAATTGTTTCAGACAACACAAAAGATCTCATGTGAATATACTTATCTTTTGGATTTAATTTTAGTCTTGCTAAATAAAATGTCTGTCTTTACTTTTATGATTAGAGTAAAATTTACCAGTACATATTGGGCTAGGTGACAAATAAAACTTCCCTCTTAGGCGTTCCCTAAAAATATATCCAGGTGATATATTCTCAGCTGcgtgttggtgcacacctttagccccagcactcaagagacccTGTCAGAAACAAACAATTAATACATTGCTCCAAAAGATAAAGACATTCCCAGTTGACCCAAAACCCATATGATATCAGTTTAAGTAGATAACTCCCAGACTGGCCCTGGCAAACTGCCTAGCCTACTGTCTCCAGATAGATGTCAGTGTCAGTTAATTTTACAACTATATACCATCCCATAATGGTGTGCACTTGTATCCCACTGCCAAAGAGGTAGAAATACCAGAATCCCAAAGGCTTGGGGACCTGCCAGTTTAGTCTCATTTGTTGAGGATCTATGGACGTACCACCCTGGTACTATAAATGCACAACAACCAAAAAGTAATTGAAAGTCAAATATGTAACTAATCTGTGCTTGCCCGTGCTGTACTGCGCAACTTCACTGCAGCACGGGCCGTGAACAAACAGTGTGCACTTTGTACCTCATACTGTCACACCACACACTTATAAATGCTGCCTTAAccacctctgctcagatgcaaGACTCTAGGTATTATTGAATTGCAGTGTTCTCACTATACATAAACCTCCTCTTAGAAACGTTCTCACTTTATTACAGAAAACTATGATTATT belongs to Meriones unguiculatus strain TT.TT164.6M chromosome 4, Bangor_MerUng_6.1, whole genome shotgun sequence and includes:
- the Erlin2 gene encoding erlin-2 isoform X2, whose amino-acid sequence is MLPFITSYKSVQTTLQTDEVKNVPCGTSGGVMIYFDRIEVVNFLVPNAVYDIVKNYTADYDKALIFNKIHHELNQFCSVHTLQEVYIELFDQIDENLKLALQQDLTSMAPGLVIQAVRVTKPNIPEAIRRNYELMESEKTKLLIAAQKQKVVEKEAETERKKALIEAEKVAQVAEITYGQKVMEKETEKKISEIEDAAFLARERAKADAECYTALKIAEANKLKLTPEYLQLMKFKAIASNSKIYFGKDIPNMFMDSAGLGKQFEGLTDKLSFGLEDEPVEATTNEN
- the Erlin2 gene encoding erlin-2 isoform X1 is translated as MAQLGAIVAVASSFFCASLFSAVHKIEEGHIGVYYRGGALLTSTSGPGFHLMLPFITSYKSVQTTLQTDEVKNVPCGTSGGVMIYFDRIEVVNFLVPNAVYDIVKNYTADYDKALIFNKIHHELNQFCSVHTLQEVYIELFDQIDENLKLALQQDLTSMAPGLVIQAVRVTKPNIPEAIRRNYELMESEKTKLLIAAQKQKVVEKEAETERKKALIEAEKVAQVAEITYGQKVMEKETEKKISEIEDAAFLARERAKADAECYTALKIAEANKLKLTPEYLQLMKFKAIASNSKIYFGKDIPNMFMDSAGLGKQFEGLTDKLSFGLEDEPVEATTNEN